The genomic DNA GCAACCTTATCTGAATTACTTATGTCTAACCAATCTTTTTCCCAAAACACGTAATTTTCATTGTACTGCTCTATAAATCGGTCTAAGTTCCAATAGATTTCTCCTGAGAATATCCCCTTGAATTCTTCTGGCAGCTCTTCATCGAATTGATACCTAAACTCAAAGTTCCTTGAGCACTCCGTTAAGAGCTGTTTATAATCTTTGGGCAATTGAATTCCAATTTTTTCTTCTATTGCCTTTACTTCATCAACCGAAGCAGGTTCTCTGTAAATTAAGTCCTGATTAATATCCCAACCCCTCCTTATGATAATGCTTCTTATCCAATCTATTTGGTCGAGTACTTGCTGAAAAACTTTATTCTGATTCATTTTTATTTTCTAAATATCACCCAACTACCAGCAAACAGAAATACCTACTCCTACTAGCTGCGCCATGTAAGAAAGCCAGCGGTGTATTTCCGGCCTTATCAAATATAAAAATAAAACTATATGAATAAGGAATACTTTTATACTTACCTGCGCTCAAATTAGGAGTATTACTTCAGGCTGAAGGTCTATACTATGCACCCGGCGCAGGTATAAGCCGCAAGAGGTAAACCTATCTTGCCACCCAGCCGCCGTCTACTACCAGCGCGTGGCCTGTAGTGAACGACGAGGCATCGGAGCACAGCCAGAGGGCAGCTTCGGCAATCTCCTCGGGTGTTCCGCAGCGGCCGATGGGCTCGCTGCTAGCCATGGCCTCTTTGGTGGTATGGTTCTTTTCCACAAACCGGTCGATCATGGGCGTCTGAATCACGCCCGGGCACACGGCATTTACCCGCAGGCCAGAAGTAGCATATTCCAGCGCAGCCGTTTTGGTAAGCCCGATCACACCGTGCTTGGATGCTGTGTACGCCGCAATACCCGGAAAGCCGATCACGCCCGCTATGGACGAGCAGTTGACAATAGTCCCTTTGCCCTGGCCAAGCATGTGCGCAATCTCATACTTCATGCACAGCCACACGCCTTTCAGGTTTATCCCGATCACTTTGTCGAAGTTTTCCTCTGTTACCTCGTGCGTCGGGGCAGAGGCGCCCTCGATGCCGGCATTGTTAAAGGCATAATCCAGCCGGCCAAAAGTGCTCAGGGTTTGCGCTACCATGGCCTGCACCTGGCTGTTATCAGACACATCGCATTTTATAAAAAGCGCCTGCCCACCGGCCGCTTCTATGGCGCGCATGGTTTCGGGGGCTTCCATCCAATCTGCTACCGCCACCCGGGCTCCCCGCTGTGCAAACATAATAGCCGTAGCCTGGCCAATGCCGGAACTGGCTCCGGTAACAAGAGCTACTTTATCCTGAAACTGGTTTTCCATAGTATACATGTTTTAAAGTATGATGAGCGAGTTACTTCCCGGTTAGGTGCTTGCTGCCAACCGGCGGGTTATTTAAGAAGGCAGAAGCAAGGGTGCAGAAGATCAGAAAAGCGTTGCCCGGCGCAGCTTTCCTGTAAAATTATGCTATAAAAATTATTTGATAAGTTATATGTACGTAAACAGGTGTAGCAGGTATAAGCCTGCTCAGGATAATTGGCCATTGAAAAAAGTGGAAGTATAAGCGTTAGCAGCAAGTATACTGCTGCATGTTTTGCTGGCAGGTTATACCTGTTTTAGAAGGAGGAAAAGAGGATGCAAAAACCAAAGTTAAGCAATAAAGTCAGTCTTGCTGTAGCCGTTTTGGCGGGCTATGTGGCGGTGCTGGCCATCTGCCGCCGGCAGTATTTGCAATGGGGCGCCACAGATGCGGAGCAAACACAGCCGCTGCCCGGCGATGCGCTAATGGACCATGCAGCAGCGCATCACGCCATTACCATCCAGGCGCCAGTAGAGGCCGTGTGGCCCTGGCTGGTACAGATCGGGCAGGACCGGGCGGGCTTTTACAGCTATTCTTTTCTAGAAAACCTGGTGGCAGCCGCCGGCATCCACAATGCCAACCGGATCGTGCCCGAATGGCAGCACCTGCAAGCGGGCGACACGGTAAGGCTGGGCTCCAAAAAAGTGTACGGTGACAAAACGCTGGTACCGGTAGCGGCGCTGGAAGTAAACCACTACCTGGTGCTGCAGGGATGGGGCGCGTTTGTGCTGCAGCCGCTTGATGCGCATACCACCCGCTTTATTGTCCGCTCGCATGCGCCAAAAGAAGGTTTAACCAGGCGTATAGTCCGTTTTCTGCTGTTCGACCCCATTCATTTTGTGATGGAGCGCCGCATGCTGCTGGGCATCAAAGAAAGAGCCGAGCGTGCGTACCGGCAAGTAAAACAAGGGTTAGTAATTCGGCATGATCCACTTATTTAAACCGACCGGTTAATGCACAGCGAGCGCCAGATAACGCCAGGAAATAGCCTGTTATTAAAACTAAATACCCAAAAGCCTTGTAAAAAAGAGCAATGGCAGGTATAAAAATACCGCGTTTGCCCTTAAACTTCCAACAGGCCCGGCACTGCGCTGTTTCGGGTATATTATGCTGCACCCTCATCAGGGAATGGCACAGGGGCAACATAACGGAGTAGGAGCTAAGGGGCATCAGCGCCTGTTAACCTACACCGGAAAGTTAATCAGGAGTAAGCTGACTCCTTCAACGGATCTGATGGATAAAAAACAACACAAACACGGACAGCAGGAAAATGGCAAGCACGAGGGCGGCATGGGCATGCGGGGTATAACCCGCCCCATGGCCGAGAAAATGATGCGCGCGCATAACCAAGAAATGAAAAACGAGCAGCACGGCAATGGCATGATGATGACGGATGAAATGCGTCACCAGATGCTAAAAATGCACCACATGCAAACGCTCTGGGTATACTGGATGATCATGCTGCTGGGAGCCTGGGTGCTGCTGTCGCCGCTTACCTTTAGCTATGGCGTCGGTGTTGTGGAGCCTTCGGGCGGCCGCGAAGTATGGCTGTCGCTGGAGCAGCGCATCAGCTTTATGAAGTGGAGTGATATTATCAGCGGCGTGTTGCTGCTGTTCTTCGGGTGGCGGGGCCTTACCCCCAACCGCCCCGTCAGCCTCTGGATCTGCTGTTTTGTAGGCATTTGGCTCACCATGGCGCCCCTGCTGTTTTGGTCGCCCACAGCGGTGGCTTACCTGAACGATACCCTGGTAGGCGCACTTATAATTGCCCTAACCATTCTCATACCTGGTATGCCCAACATGATCATGTACATGAAAATGGGCCCCGAAACCCCGCCGGGCTGGAGCTATAATCCTTCCAGCTGGCCGCAGCGCTGGGTAATGATGGTGCTCGGTTTCCTGGGCTGGGTCGTGTCGCGCTACCTGGCAGCCTTTCAGCTGGGCTATATTGATATTTTGTGGGACCCGTTCTTCGGGGGGCAAAGTATGCAGGTGCTCAACTCCAGCATGTCGCATTCGCTGCCCGTTTCAGATGCCGGCCTGGGCGCCATTGCCTATACTTTCGAGTTTTTGATGGGCTGGATGGGCAGCCCCTCGCGCTGGCGCACCATGCCCTGGATGGTCGCCGTATTCGGTGTGCTGGTCATTCCGCTGGGCCTGGTGCACATCTTCCTCGTTATCAGCCAGCCGGTCATGGTCGGCGCCTGGTGCACTTTCTGCCTGCTGGCGGCGGCCATTATGCTGCCCATGATCCCGCTGGAAGTGGACGAGGTAGTTGCCATGATCCAGTTTATGAAAAAGAAGCTGAAGAAAGGGGAGGAGGGATTCTGGTCCCTTTTCTGGAAAGGCGGTACCATTGAGAGCGACGAGAAAGACCAAGCACCTGAGCTGATAACGTTTCCGCAGAAGCCCGGCCCCGTATACCGGTCTTCTATCTGGGGCATGAGCTTCCCCTGGACGCTGGTGGTATCGGCGCTGCTGGGCGTAGGGCTGGTAATGGCCCCCGGCTTTTTTAACGTCGGCATACAGGATACGGTGGCCGATGTGTTTCACCTGGCAGGATCGCTGATCGTGGTGCTTGCCGTGTTAAGTATGGGAGAGCCGCTGCGCATAGCGCGGTATGGGAATGTGCTGCTGGGGCTGGCCGTGGCCGTGGTGCCCTGGTTTTTACCGGATGTGCCCACTACGCTGCAACTGACCGGGGCAGTGGCAGGTCTGGCGGCAGCGGCGCTGGCTTTGCCCCTTGGTCCTGTTACGCAACGCTATGCCGGCTGGAATGACTACATCAAATAAGCCCTTGCAAACAGGCAGGCAGCCGGTGCTAACCGACGAGGAGATCAGGGATCAGGTACGGGAGGTGCTCTACAAAAACATGATCAACGGGCGGAAAGCAGGTTACGATTACCACTATACCAAACCATCGCCTGGTACTTATCCCTTCCAGTTCTTCTGGGACACCTGTTTTCACGTCTTCACGCTCACCGCACTGGGCGAAGCAGACATGGCCCGCAAGCACATCCAAAGCCTGTTTGCCATGCAGCGCCAGGACGGCTTTGTGGGGCATATGAGTTACTGGGAGCGCCTGTGGCCCGGCCGCTTCACCGACCTGCTGCAGTTGCAACCCCGCGATGTGCTGCGCCTCAACAAGCCCCACATGTCGGCCCTGGTGCAGCCGCCGCTTGCTGCCCAGGCAGTGCTGCGCATTTACCGGCAAAGCCAGGACATTGCCTTTGTGTGGCAAATGTTGCCCAAACTCAAAGCATACTACAAGTGGTTGGCCGTTAACAGGGATTTTGAGCAGGAAGGACTGCTGTCCATCATTTCGCCTTTTGAATCGGGCATGGACTGGAAAGCTTCTTATGACCCGGTGGTAGGCTATAACAGCGGCAAAGCCGGCCCGCTTCTGTTCTGGAAAGTGCTGCAGGTAGATGCGTACAATTTCCTGAAAAGGTATGATCTGCAGGCTATTTACAAGGGCAACAGGTTTATCGTAAAGGACGCCGCCTTCAACACCATTTATGCGCAGAACCTGGAGGTGATGGCTGCCCTGTGTCGCCTGGCCGGTGACA from Pontibacter liquoris includes the following:
- a CDS encoding SMI1/KNR4 family protein, with product MNQNKVFQQVLDQIDWIRSIIIRRGWDINQDLIYREPASVDEVKAIEEKIGIQLPKDYKQLLTECSRNFEFRYQFDEELPEEFKGIFSGEIYWNLDRFIEQYNENYVFWEKDWLDISNSDKVALEQEAEILRNKVPLMEVPNGDLIVVGYNSSEVVYFSHEGDEMHGKVLGDSLWSFLEFHSRVGFIGSEDWQFEPFFDYEQNKMITTGPKVERFISWLEE
- a CDS encoding SDR family oxidoreductase, with protein sequence MENQFQDKVALVTGASSGIGQATAIMFAQRGARVAVADWMEAPETMRAIEAAGGQALFIKCDVSDNSQVQAMVAQTLSTFGRLDYAFNNAGIEGASAPTHEVTEENFDKVIGINLKGVWLCMKYEIAHMLGQGKGTIVNCSSIAGVIGFPGIAAYTASKHGVIGLTKTAALEYATSGLRVNAVCPGVIQTPMIDRFVEKNHTTKEAMASSEPIGRCGTPEEIAEAALWLCSDASSFTTGHALVVDGGWVAR
- a CDS encoding vitamin K epoxide reductase family protein, translating into MDKKQHKHGQQENGKHEGGMGMRGITRPMAEKMMRAHNQEMKNEQHGNGMMMTDEMRHQMLKMHHMQTLWVYWMIMLLGAWVLLSPLTFSYGVGVVEPSGGREVWLSLEQRISFMKWSDIISGVLLLFFGWRGLTPNRPVSLWICCFVGIWLTMAPLLFWSPTAVAYLNDTLVGALIIALTILIPGMPNMIMYMKMGPETPPGWSYNPSSWPQRWVMMVLGFLGWVVSRYLAAFQLGYIDILWDPFFGGQSMQVLNSSMSHSLPVSDAGLGAIAYTFEFLMGWMGSPSRWRTMPWMVAVFGVLVIPLGLVHIFLVISQPVMVGAWCTFCLLAAAIMLPMIPLEVDEVVAMIQFMKKKLKKGEEGFWSLFWKGGTIESDEKDQAPELITFPQKPGPVYRSSIWGMSFPWTLVVSALLGVGLVMAPGFFNVGIQDTVADVFHLAGSLIVVLAVLSMGEPLRIARYGNVLLGLAVAVVPWFLPDVPTTLQLTGAVAGLAAAALALPLGPVTQRYAGWNDYIK
- a CDS encoding amylo-alpha-1,6-glucosidase; the encoded protein is MTTSNKPLQTGRQPVLTDEEIRDQVREVLYKNMINGRKAGYDYHYTKPSPGTYPFQFFWDTCFHVFTLTALGEADMARKHIQSLFAMQRQDGFVGHMSYWERLWPGRFTDLLQLQPRDVLRLNKPHMSALVQPPLAAQAVLRIYRQSQDIAFVWQMLPKLKAYYKWLAVNRDFEQEGLLSIISPFESGMDWKASYDPVVGYNSGKAGPLLFWKVLQVDAYNFLKRYDLQAIYKGNRFIVKDAAFNTIYAQNLEVMAALCRLAGDSEEPYFRQQAVKTAQAVFNYMYDADDAAFYDLAGHDFQKLRIRTATIFFPVVLKSVPDDVCRQVMERHLLGKDGFHVPYPVPSLAVDEHAFDPDSSLYIWRGPTWVVFNWFMQQFLLKKGYHQEAQALLQSVKELVTQSGFREYYNPFTGAGYGARDFTWSGLVVDMLNRQQEPEEDIS